Proteins found in one Triticum urartu cultivar G1812 chromosome 4, Tu2.1, whole genome shotgun sequence genomic segment:
- the LOC125550902 gene encoding autophagy-related protein 13b-like yields the protein MATTASEPPMVEQVITEFFAKSLHIILESRSPYESSRSFTRPSPPSSPLSGSQPRDRWFNLALRDCPAALENFDLWRQSNLEPLVIDIVMLRRDNPNTTCAEGGKIIERWVIQYETSKPGSGNGNGSKNHSRKSRNSPAEDHSLYRSTYKGSTVLLRSLHLVVRLLPAYNLFRELNSSGRIRPLNLSHKISSFVEPFTRAEDAEMKHYAFAPIETLFGRLSLSVSYVPVLEVVAAPEPTTHMSTELIMDYVGSPTTDFLRTFNSLPSDGIAPDCAAMTRRHSWSIDPGARPSVSPSPLLHDSPLTCLHPHSTISSGKKKSTGFEDCYQSPLLSPSPSRSPSASYPKNSLFRYESAPVVIPTGRDGGGSGLPPSPSFKGKHQLPSQNYNLTPSPDGDSNVRKDLVRFGEFENNTAMQKVLSFDKYDLGYFHGLKLTRTASKLFITDELDERELAFAWEDRDIIIDQLNRVGISDREGQETNQDAGGSMTRTPAAGIGALVRMLKTAPGLRASRPSIEAPPPVPQESSVQRVMTEEHGDMASSSALLQSKTAADALEELKKYKAIRESILDRAKALPRDDGKMGEKPADGDP from the exons ATGGCCACCACTGCCTCAGAGCCGCCCATGGTGGAGCAAGTGATCACCGAGTTCTTTGCCAAGAGCCTCCACATCATCCTGGAGTCCCGCTCGCCCTACGAATCATCACGCAGCTTCACGCGGCCTTCACCGCCATCTTCGCCGCTCTCTGGCAGCCAGCCACGGGACAGGTGGTTCAACCTTGCCCTCCGGGACTGCCCAGCTGCACTTGAGAACTTTGACCTGTGGAGACAGAGCAATCTTGAGCCATTGGTTATTGATATTGTGATGCTCCGGCGTGACAATCCCAACACTACCTGTGCTGAGGGTGGCAAGATCATAGAGAGGTGGGTGATACAGTATGAAACCAGCAAGCCTGGCAGTGGCAATGGTAATGGCAGCAAGAACCATAGCAGGAAGTCTAGGAACAGCCCGGCTGAGGATCATAGCTTGTACAGGAGTACATACAAGGGCTCAACAGTGTTACTTCGGTCATTGCATCTGGTTGTCAGGCTCTTGCCAGCCTACAATCTCTTCAGGGAGTTGAATTCATCTGGGAGAATCCGTCCACTTAACCTGTCACACAAGATATCATCATTCGTCGAGCCGTTTACTAGGGCAGAGGATGCAGAGATGAAGCACTATGCATTTGCTCCAATTGAAACTCTGTTTGGCCGCCTGAGCTTGTCAGTTTCTTATGTGCCAGTGCTGGAGGTGGTGGCAGCACCAGAGCCAACCACACACATGTCAACAGAGCTTATAATGGATTATGTCGGGAGCCCCACAACAGACTTCCTCAGGACGTTCAATTCCCTGCCTTCAGATGGCATTGCACCTGATTGTGCTGCAATGACTAGGCGTCACAGTTGGAGTATTGACCCTGGAGCTAGACCATCGGTATCACCATCTCCTCTTTTGCATGATAGTCCTCTAACATGTTTGCATCCACATAGCACAATATCCTCTGGGAAGAAAAAAAGTACAGGATTTGAAGACTGCTATCAGTCACCACTGTTGTCACCATCGCCATCCCGTTCCCCTTCTGCTAGCTACCCAAAAAATTCTTTGTTCCGATATGAGAGTGCTCCTGTGGTCATTCCCACTGGGAGGGATGGTGGAGGTAGTGGACTGCCTCCTTCTCCATCTTTCAAGGGTAAACACCAGCTCCCATCTCAAAACTACAACCTAACCCCATCGCCTGATGGAGATTCAAATGTAAGGAAGGATTTGGTCAGGTTTGGTGAATTTGAGAATAATACGGCCATGCAAAAG GTGCTATCTTTTGATAAATATGATTTGGGATATTTTCATGGACTGAAGTTGACTCGGACTGCGAGCAAACTTTTTATCACGGATGAACTGGATGAGCGGGAGTTGGCATTTGCATGGGAAGATAGAGATATCATTATTGATCAACTTAACAG ggttggtATCTCGGATAGGGAGGGCCAAGAGACAAACCAGGACGCTGGAGGCTCGATGACAAGGACTCCAGCTGCAGGCATCGGCGCTCTTGTGCGCATGCTCAAGACGGCCCCGGGCCTCAGGGCAAGCCGCCCATCAATCGAAGCTCCTCCCCCAGTTCCTCAAGAATCTTCAGTTCAGAGGGTCATGACCGAGGAACACGGCGACATGGCATCAAGCTCTGCCTTGCTCCAATCAAAGACGGCAGCGGACGCACTGGAGGAGCtaaagaaatacaaggctatcaGAGAATCGATACTGGACCGTGCGAAAGCGTTGCCCCGGGATGATGGCAAGATGGGGGAGAAACCCGCCGATGGAGATCCTTAG